Within the Corallococcus exiguus genome, the region GAAGTCGCCTTCCTTGAAGTCAGGCGAGCGCGAGCGGATCACCTGGCCCACGCTGCCGCCGTCCATCACTTCGCCCAGCTTGAAGGGCGGGACGTAGGACTTCGCGTCGTTCATGCGGCCGCGCATGTACGGATCCACGGACATGAAGTGGTTGCGCACGAGGACCTGGCCCTCGGCGGGTTCCGGGACGGTGACCGTGGCGAACTCGAAGTTGTCCGGCGTGGGCTCACCGTGCGGGCGGGACTTCAGGCGGATTTCACGTCCCTGGAGCGGCGTGGCCATGAGGGGGCCTTTCGTGAAGATGGAAGGAAGCGCGGGCCTCTTAACCACCACGTGGAGGCGCGGCAGGGAATTGGACGGGGAATCGTCTTGGGACGTATAGGGTTGCTGATTCTGTGAACAACCCAGGATGTTGGATGAGGATTGGGAGCGCGTGATGGGAAAGAAGCCTGCGACCACCGCGGATCTGGATGCACTGCCCGAAACCAAGGTGGGCGAAATCATCAACGGCGAGCTGTACGTGAGCCCTCTGCTCAAGCCGCAGGACTCCTTCATGCTGTCCTTCGTGTTGGTGGAGGTCATGCAGTTCTTCGACAAGAGGATGCAGGGGCCCGGTGGTTGGTTCATCACGCGCAAGGCGGAAGTGAACATTGGCGACGACATCCTGGTCGCCGACCTTCTTGGCTGGCGACGGGAGCGGGCGCCAAGGATCTGGGATCCTGATCCCGTCATTCTGACGCCTGATTGGGTGGGCGAGCTGCTGACGCCTGAAACGGAGGTCCTGGATCGCGAGCTGAAGTTGCCTCTGTACGCGCGCGCGGGAATTCCGCATGTCTGGTTCCTCGAGAGGGAGTCCCGGATGCTGGAGTTGTTCCAACTCGAGGCGGGGCGCTATGTGCGAAGGGCCATCCCCCTGGATGCTGAGCCCGTGAGGGTCGAGCCCTTCGAAGCCTTGGCCCTGGATTGCTCCTATCTCTGGACGCAAGTGTACTGAGCAGGACGTCCGCTTCCGGGCAGCGACTCATGGCGGGCGGCCGGCCGAGCACGGATTCAGGTGCGCGCGGGCACGAGGCGCGGGAGGCTTGAGCCCATGCCGCTGTCTCCGTTCTCGCTCTTCATCGCGCTGGGTGCCTCGCTCGGGCACCTGTACCTGTTCCGGCGGCTTGTGTGGAGCCTCACGTCCCGCCGTGGGCCCCGGCTCGTCGCCGCGCTCGTGCTGGGCATCATGACGCTCGTGCTGATTGCGCGGCGGTATCTGCAACGCACGCTCCCGGAGGCTCCTGGCGACGTCGTGGAGCTGGTGTCCTATTCGTGGATGGGCGTGGCGCTGTGCCTGGTGCTCGGGCTCGTGGGCGTTGACCTGGGACGCGCCGTGCTCGCTTTGGGACGCCGGCTTCGTCCTGCTCCCTCCGCGCCCTCCGTGGATGCCGAACGGCGGCGCTTCCTGTCGCAGGCGACCGCGGGTGGGGCGCTCGCTCTGGGTGGGGGACTGGCGGGGTATGGGAGCTGGCGCGCGTTCACTGCTCCGGAGGTCACGGAGGTGGTGGTTCGCATTCCGAAGCTGCCCCGCTCGCTGGACGGCTTCAGCATCGTGCAGCTCACCGACCTGCACGTGGGCCCCTTCATCCAGCGGCGCTTCATGGACGAACTCGTGCGGCGGGCCAATGCGCTCAAGCCGGACCTGGTCGCCATCACCGGTGACCTGGTGGATGGCACCGTGCCCCGGCTGGGCGGCTTCGTCGCGGCGCTCGGTAACCTCCATGCTCGCTACGGGAGCTTCTTCGTCACCGGCAACCATGACTATTCGTCCGGCGCGGAGGACTGGGTGGCCCACCTGGGCTCCATGGGCATTCCTTCGCTGCGCAACCGGCACGTGCGCATGGGCGACGCGGGCGGCGCGTTCGACCTGGTCGGCGTCGACGACTGGCACGGCGGCCGGCGCCTGGGACAGAAGGGCTATGACCTGGACCTGGCGCTCGCGGACCGCGACCCCGAGCGCGCCGCGGTGCTGCTCGCGCACCAGCCCGCCAACTTCAAGGTGGCCGCGGAGCGCGGCGTGGACCTTCAAATCTCTGGCCACACCCATGGCGGCCAGCTCTTCCCCATGACGGCGCTCATCGGGCTGAGCTGGGAACACTCCGCTGGCCACTACCGGCACGGCGATTCACACATCTACGTCAGCCGGGGCTGCGGCTTCTGGGGGCCACCCATGCGGCTGGGCAGCCCCCCGGAGCTCGTCAAGCTGGTGCTGACTTCGTGAGGAACGCGTCCAGCGCGGCGTTCACCTCGTCCGGATGGTCCAGTTGGATCCAGTGGCCGGCGCCCTCCACCACCTGGTGCGCCACGCCTTCCCCCAGCCGGTGGAGGCTGTGCGGCGCGTCGTTGTCCGGCGCGACGAGCGAGAACTTTGGCCCCGGGTAGCGCGCGAGCGCCGCCGTCAGGTCGAAGCGCAGGCTGGAGCGCTGCACGGCCGTCACGGCGGACAGCGGCGTCGCGTCCAGGTCCGCCAGCAACCGCTCGCGCACGTCCGCGCGCGGCCCCGCCATCTGCGCCCAGTCCTGTCGCACCGCCTGCGCCACGTCCGGCGCGTCCAGCGAGGCGATGTATGCGGCCACCTGCTCCTCGGGGTACTGGCGCGAGTCCGTCATCGGATCCACCAGGAACAGCCCCGCCACCTGCCGCGGGTTCTCTCCCGCGTACGCCAGCGTCACGCCCCCGCTGATGCTGTGCCCCACCAGCACGAAGCGGCGCAGCCCCAGCGCTCGCACGACGGCGGCGATGTCCCCGGCGAGCGACTCCAGCGTGTAGTCCTCCGGCTCCGGCACGGTCGAGCACCCGTGGCCGCGCAGCTCCAGCGCGATGCCCCGGCGGCCCTGACGGGCCAGGTGCTCCAGCTGCGCCTGCCAGTGGGACGCGTTGCCCGCGAGCCCGTGCACGAAGACCACGGGCAGCGCCTTGCCGCCACCGCCGGTGTCCACCAGCCGCAGGTCGCCAGCGGGCCCCGCCACCCGGAAGTCGTCGAAGCGGATCCGCTGGGGCTCGAAGGCCTGGCCTTCCGCGAAGGGGACCTCGTAGTGGGTGACGTGCACGTCCCGGTCGATGAGGTATCGGTCATCCTCCGGGAAGAAGATGGCGCGCTCCGGCGAGTCCCCCGCGAAGCGCTTCACCGCGTCCATGGACTCCCACAACGTGACGAGGAGGAACTCCGCGCGTCCGTCCGTCACCTTGCGCAGGCAGTACGCGGCCAGGTTGCCCGGCGTGCGCCGGTAGTGCGTGAGGCCCGTCTGGTGGAGATAGGCGAGGTAGGCGTCGGCGTCCTCCGCCTTCGTTACCCCGCGCCAGGTGCGTGCGAGCATTCCAGGTTCCTCGTGCCCAAAAAGGATGGAGCCGCGCATGTAGCGCGCCCGGTGGGAGGTCGGCCACTCCTCGATGGCCTGGGCGTGGGCGGGACGACACCTGGTTCGGAGCCTCAGCGAGGCTCGGGCGTCGCGGTGCTCGTGGCGCCGAACGCGGGCGGTGAGGCGTTCAGTGCTCCCACGGCGTAGGTGCCGTCGTAGCCGTCTGGATCCTCCGCGTTCTTCTGGAGCGTGATGCCCGGGGCCTGCGCTTCGCCCCGGCTTCGCAGGGACTGCTGGCCACAGGTGTCCGCCGTCATGCCCCGGCAGATCCATGCGGAGCCCCCGGTGTTCGCCAGGTCGAGCGACACCAGACCGGGCTCCGCTTCGAGCAACCGGTGCGTCATGAACTGGAGCTTCTCGTTCCAGGGCGCGCCCACGTCGCGGCGCGCGTGCAGGTTGCCCACGAGCACGATGAAGGTGTCTCCACGCGCCTCGCTCCGCGCCTGACGGAGCTGCGCCGCCATCGTGTCATCGCGGTCCTTGCCACCCGCGTCGAACGCCACCACCCGCAGCGGCAGCCCCACGTGCCTCAACTCCCTCGCGCGCTCCAGCAGGCTCCGCATGGCTTCGCTGCTGCGGCCGTCCTGCACCTCGCGGCGCCAGAAGGCGCTGTCGGGAGGCCCCTCGGATTCGCCCGCGACGAACGCGTCCAGGCGCGCCTGCTCCTCCACCGGGAGCTCCAACGCCAGCCGCACCGGCTGTCCCGCCGCCGCCGCGTGACACGCCAGCCGCGCCGCGAAGGCCGGAGCCTCCTGCGTGCCGTGAATCTCTCCCAACACGACGAAGGCCGCGGGCTTGAGCACCGCCTCCATGCCGGGAATCACCGGGCCGCAGTCCGCCTTCGCCTGTGCCGCCGGTGCTTCTCTCGCCGTCCGGCATCCCGCCAGAAGACAGGTGGCCAACAGCAGGGACGTCGGGAAAGAGCGCATGGGCGGGGAGCCTCCAGTGAGGAGAACGGGGAGTCCCAGTCTCCTCCAGCCCCGTGCCCTTGGAAACACGACGGCCCGCCCCGGAAGACGGAGCGGGCCGGTGGTGGCCTCGTGCGTCAGCTCGACGCGACGGGCCGTGTCAGGCGGTGGGGACGACGACGCCCGGGCTGGACTGGCG harbors:
- a CDS encoding metallophosphoesterase produces the protein MPLSPFSLFIALGASLGHLYLFRRLVWSLTSRRGPRLVAALVLGIMTLVLIARRYLQRTLPEAPGDVVELVSYSWMGVALCLVLGLVGVDLGRAVLALGRRLRPAPSAPSVDAERRRFLSQATAGGALALGGGLAGYGSWRAFTAPEVTEVVVRIPKLPRSLDGFSIVQLTDLHVGPFIQRRFMDELVRRANALKPDLVAITGDLVDGTVPRLGGFVAALGNLHARYGSFFVTGNHDYSSGAEDWVAHLGSMGIPSLRNRHVRMGDAGGAFDLVGVDDWHGGRRLGQKGYDLDLALADRDPERAAVLLAHQPANFKVAAERGVDLQISGHTHGGQLFPMTALIGLSWEHSAGHYRHGDSHIYVSRGCGFWGPPMRLGSPPELVKLVLTS
- a CDS encoding Uma2 family endonuclease produces the protein MGKKPATTADLDALPETKVGEIINGELYVSPLLKPQDSFMLSFVLVEVMQFFDKRMQGPGGWFITRKAEVNIGDDILVADLLGWRRERAPRIWDPDPVILTPDWVGELLTPETEVLDRELKLPLYARAGIPHVWFLERESRMLELFQLEAGRYVRRAIPLDAEPVRVEPFEALALDCSYLWTQVY
- a CDS encoding alpha/beta fold hydrolase, which produces MLARTWRGVTKAEDADAYLAYLHQTGLTHYRRTPGNLAAYCLRKVTDGRAEFLLVTLWESMDAVKRFAGDSPERAIFFPEDDRYLIDRDVHVTHYEVPFAEGQAFEPQRIRFDDFRVAGPAGDLRLVDTGGGGKALPVVFVHGLAGNASHWQAQLEHLARQGRRGIALELRGHGCSTVPEPEDYTLESLAGDIAAVVRALGLRRFVLVGHSISGGVTLAYAGENPRQVAGLFLVDPMTDSRQYPEEQVAAYIASLDAPDVAQAVRQDWAQMAGPRADVRERLLADLDATPLSAVTAVQRSSLRFDLTAALARYPGPKFSLVAPDNDAPHSLHRLGEGVAHQVVEGAGHWIQLDHPDEVNAALDAFLTKSAPA